A genomic segment from uncultured Marinifilum sp. encodes:
- a CDS encoding dipeptidase, whose translation MENIKAYIDENQERFLKELFGLIRIPSISSIEANKPEMYKAAEYWKQLMLDAGADKAEVFETEGNPVTYGEKIIDPKLPTVMVYGHMDVMPVDPVELWDTDPFEPVIKDGKIWARGADDDKGQAFMHAKAFEYMVKNNCLPCNVKFMIEGEEEVGSPNLPKFCEEHKEMLQADVILVSDTGMIAPDIPSITTGLRGLMYWEVEVTGPNRDLHSGLFGGAVANPINVLAKMITQMVDENGHITIPGFYDDVIEVSKEERAMMAEAPFDVEEYKKAIDVKELAGEKGYTPSEHTGIRPSFDVCGIWGGYIGEGAKTVLPSKANAKISTRLVPNQNWEKISVLFKEHFEAIAPDCVKVEVTPLHGGQGYVCPIDLPAYQAAEKAYTEVYGKRPVPVRSGGSIPIISSFEEILGIKSVLMGFGLESDAIHSPNENYPLEQFFNGINTIPLFYKHYAELLKK comes from the coding sequence ATGGAGAATATTAAAGCATATATCGATGAGAATCAGGAGAGATTCCTGAAAGAATTATTTGGTTTAATTCGTATTCCATCGATTAGTTCGATTGAAGCAAATAAACCAGAAATGTACAAGGCTGCAGAATACTGGAAGCAATTAATGTTAGATGCCGGAGCTGATAAAGCTGAGGTTTTTGAAACAGAAGGAAATCCGGTTACTTATGGTGAGAAAATTATCGATCCTAAATTGCCTACGGTTATGGTATATGGTCACATGGACGTTATGCCTGTAGATCCTGTTGAACTTTGGGATACCGACCCTTTTGAACCAGTAATTAAAGATGGAAAAATTTGGGCTCGTGGTGCCGATGATGATAAAGGTCAGGCATTTATGCATGCCAAGGCTTTCGAATATATGGTGAAGAACAACTGTCTTCCTTGTAACGTAAAGTTCATGATTGAAGGAGAAGAAGAAGTTGGTTCTCCTAATCTTCCTAAGTTTTGCGAAGAGCACAAAGAAATGTTGCAAGCTGATGTAATCCTAGTTTCTGATACAGGAATGATTGCTCCGGATATACCATCAATAACTACAGGTTTACGTGGTTTGATGTATTGGGAAGTTGAAGTAACTGGTCCTAATCGCGATCTTCACTCAGGATTATTTGGTGGTGCAGTAGCGAATCCAATTAATGTATTGGCTAAAATGATTACTCAAATGGTTGACGAAAATGGTCACATTACCATTCCTGGATTTTACGACGATGTAATTGAAGTGTCGAAAGAAGAAAGAGCTATGATGGCTGAAGCTCCTTTTGATGTTGAAGAGTATAAAAAAGCAATTGATGTGAAAGAATTGGCTGGCGAAAAAGGATATACTCCTTCTGAGCATACTGGAATTCGTCCATCTTTTGATGTTTGTGGTATTTGGGGTGGATATATTGGCGAAGGAGCAAAAACAGTTCTTCCTTCCAAAGCAAACGCAAAAATATCTACTCGTTTGGTACCTAACCAAAATTGGGAAAAGATATCAGTTCTTTTCAAAGAGCATTTCGAAGCCATTGCTCCCGATTGTGTTAAAGTTGAAGTTACACCGTTGCATGGTGGACAAGGATATGTATGTCCAATCGATCTTCCTGCATATCAGGCGGCAGAAAAAGCATATACCGAGGTTTACGGAAAACGCCCTGTTCCGGTTCGTTCAGGAGGATCTATTCCAATTATTTCTTCTTTCGAAGAGATTTTGGGGATTAAGTCGGTTCTAATGGGATTCGGTTTAGAGAGTGATGCAATTCACTCACCAAATGAAAATTACCCATTGGAACAATTCTTTAATGGAATTAATACAATTCCATTGTTTTATAAGCATTATGCAGAATTATTAAAGAAATAA
- a CDS encoding N-acetylmuramoyl-L-alanine amidase-like domain-containing protein: MRLLSLHIIILLFAFVACKGKIDQQKESVTKIQLIDTVDQSIFNAISEIAKEKSFSKMENADRILEVGKMFLQTPYVGGTLEADGDEKLVVNLRELDCTTYLENVVVLSSIAKQISFSEEDFLKKLKELRYRKGEIKDYTSRLHYFSDWIYENEQKGIVKNVTSEIGGVEYMKEINFMSNHVNSYSALTADSSLIVSIQNTENAINGRDLFYIPEDDIQGVENKIYSGDLIAITTKIKGLDISHVGIAIHVNDRLHLMHASSLAKKVVISDIPLADILKESKLQSGIMVARVN, translated from the coding sequence ATGAGATTATTGAGTTTGCATATTATCATCCTATTGTTTGCTTTTGTAGCATGCAAAGGAAAAATTGATCAACAGAAGGAATCTGTTACAAAAATTCAGCTAATAGATACGGTTGATCAATCTATTTTCAATGCGATTAGTGAAATCGCTAAAGAAAAATCTTTTTCCAAAATGGAAAATGCTGATCGAATTTTGGAAGTGGGAAAAATGTTTTTGCAAACTCCTTATGTTGGAGGAACTCTGGAAGCTGATGGTGATGAAAAGTTGGTGGTGAACTTGAGAGAACTGGATTGTACTACTTATCTTGAAAATGTGGTGGTTCTTTCCTCAATTGCCAAGCAAATTAGTTTTAGCGAAGAAGATTTTCTTAAAAAGCTAAAAGAACTTCGTTACAGGAAAGGCGAAATTAAGGATTACACTTCCCGATTACACTACTTTTCTGATTGGATTTATGAGAATGAACAGAAAGGGATTGTTAAGAATGTAACTTCAGAAATTGGTGGAGTAGAGTACATGAAAGAAATCAATTTTATGAGCAATCATGTTAATTCATATTCAGCCTTAACAGCAGACTCTTCATTGATCGTATCGATTCAAAATACTGAAAATGCAATCAATGGGCGTGATTTGTTTTATATTCCGGAAGATGATATTCAGGGAGTGGAAAATAAGATTTATAGTGGAGATTTAATTGCCATAACTACAAAAATAAAAGGACTGGATATTTCGCATGTGGGTATTGCGATTCATGTAAATGATAGATTGCACTTAATGCATGCATCAAGCCTGGCAAAAAAAGTTGTGATTTCAGATATTCCATTAGCCGATATATTAAAGGAAAGTAAATTGCAATCAGGAATAATGGTTGCCAGAGTTAATTAA
- a CDS encoding DUF3109 family protein yields the protein MLQIGKAIVSLDVIEKKFICDISKCCGACCVEGDSGAPLEEEEKQIIADIYPDIKEYLTEKGIQEIEKQGTSVIDNDGDLVTPIINGKECVYTIFVKGIAMCGIEKAFLEGKISYRKPISCQLYPIRIDKYAEFDAVNYNKWDICKPARELGFKNGTPVYKFLKEPLIRKYGQDWYNELEYAAEHIEEIMKVR from the coding sequence GTGTTACAGATAGGAAAAGCCATAGTAAGTCTCGATGTTATTGAGAAAAAGTTTATTTGCGATATTTCGAAATGTTGCGGAGCTTGTTGTGTAGAGGGAGATTCCGGAGCCCCATTGGAGGAGGAAGAAAAACAAATTATTGCAGATATTTATCCTGATATTAAGGAGTATCTTACTGAAAAGGGAATTCAGGAAATCGAGAAGCAAGGGACTTCGGTGATTGATAATGATGGAGATTTGGTTACCCCAATTATAAACGGGAAAGAATGTGTGTATACAATTTTTGTTAAGGGGATTGCAATGTGTGGTATCGAAAAAGCGTTTTTAGAGGGTAAAATTTCTTATCGTAAGCCTATTTCGTGTCAATTGTATCCAATTAGAATTGATAAATATGCCGAATTTGATGCCGTAAATTATAACAAATGGGATATTTGTAAGCCAGCACGCGAGCTGGGTTTTAAAAATGGAACGCCGGTATATAAATTCCTGAAAGAGCCATTAATTAGAAAATATGGCCAAGATTGGTATAACGAATTAGAATATGCAGCTGAGCATATCGAGGAAATTATGAAAGTTAGATAA
- a CDS encoding FadR/GntR family transcriptional regulator has product MDEIFGKIGTAQTLSQKIERRIEEAIRQKKLLVGTKLPSERELCEMFAVSRTALREALRRLSARGLIQIKKGSGMFVSELKMEDAVESLNLYYDLSFDSNLISQIIEVRRVFEPEIARMAARNRSEQDVEFLHRNINDLADCNPDNTQMEADIINKFHLNVAKSTGNPIVIITMEPIYSLLPRMRNLIYANVDGEKDFTVKAHRAIFEAIRDKDGDRAYKEMVEQINRTLEVYTQYLKK; this is encoded by the coding sequence ATGGATGAAATTTTTGGAAAAATTGGTACTGCTCAAACTTTAAGTCAGAAGATTGAACGCCGAATTGAAGAGGCAATACGGCAGAAAAAACTGTTGGTAGGAACCAAGTTACCTTCAGAGCGTGAATTGTGCGAAATGTTTGCAGTTAGTCGAACGGCTTTGCGCGAAGCTCTTCGTCGTTTAAGTGCCAGAGGCTTAATACAAATAAAAAAAGGTAGTGGTATGTTCGTTAGCGAACTTAAAATGGAGGATGCAGTTGAATCATTAAATTTGTATTACGACTTAAGTTTTGATAGCAATTTAATTTCCCAGATTATTGAAGTTCGCCGAGTATTTGAGCCAGAAATAGCGCGAATGGCTGCACGAAACAGGTCGGAGCAGGATGTTGAGTTTTTACACCGAAATATTAATGATCTTGCCGATTGTAATCCAGACAATACTCAAATGGAGGCAGATATCATTAATAAATTCCATCTGAATGTTGCAAAATCTACAGGAAACCCAATTGTAATTATTACAATGGAGCCAATTTATTCTCTTCTTCCGCGAATGCGTAATTTAATTTATGCCAATGTTGATGGGGAAAAAGACTTTACGGTAAAAGCTCATCGTGCAATATTCGAAGCCATAAGAGATAAGGATGGTGATCGGGCTTATAAAGAAATGGTAGAGCAGATTAATCGCACATTAGAAGTTTATACTCAGTATCTTAAGAAGTAA
- the murQ gene encoding N-acetylmuramic acid 6-phosphate etherase yields the protein MSKTPDKEKPKNITEASSNFSDLDKMSVIELLDGINKEDGQIHLAVQKAIPEIEKFVSRLITRIKAGGRLFYLGAGTSGRLGVLDASELPPTFGVPSNIVIGLIAGGDKALRNAVESAEDDATKAWDELQQFNINENDSVLGIAASGTTPYVIGGVKTARENGLLTACITCNPDSPISKEAEYVMEAIVGPEFITGSTRLKAGTAQKMILNMITTSLMIKLGRVKGNKMVNMQLTNKKLVERGTIMIMEELKLDKELSKNLLLEHGSVKKAIEAYKNA from the coding sequence ATGAGTAAAACACCAGATAAAGAAAAACCAAAAAATATAACTGAAGCATCATCTAACTTTTCTGATTTAGATAAAATGTCGGTTATAGAATTGCTTGATGGCATTAACAAAGAAGATGGTCAGATACATTTAGCTGTTCAAAAAGCAATTCCTGAAATCGAAAAATTTGTAAGTCGGCTAATTACCAGAATAAAAGCTGGTGGACGTTTATTTTATTTGGGAGCAGGCACAAGTGGCAGACTTGGTGTTTTAGATGCATCGGAACTACCTCCAACCTTTGGAGTACCTTCAAATATTGTAATTGGATTAATTGCCGGAGGAGATAAAGCCTTAAGAAATGCTGTTGAATCTGCCGAAGATGATGCTACTAAAGCTTGGGACGAACTTCAGCAATTTAATATTAATGAAAACGACTCTGTATTAGGGATTGCTGCTTCGGGCACAACTCCTTATGTTATTGGAGGCGTAAAAACAGCACGCGAGAACGGTTTACTCACTGCTTGTATTACCTGCAATCCGGATTCACCTATTTCTAAGGAAGCAGAATATGTAATGGAAGCCATTGTAGGACCTGAATTTATTACCGGAAGCACCCGACTAAAAGCCGGTACTGCACAAAAAATGATATTAAATATGATTACTACCAGCTTAATGATAAAGCTGGGAAGAGTAAAAGGGAATAAAATGGTTAACATGCAGTTAACTAATAAAAAATTAGTAGAACGTGGAACCATAATGATAATGGAAGAACTTAAACTAGATAAAGAATTATCGAAAAACCTTCTTTTAGAACATGGTTCGGTAAAAAAGGCTATTGAAGCCTATAAAAATGCATAG
- a CDS encoding ATPase, with the protein MILVAESGSTKTDWVLLNKHEVVKRQQTEGINPFHQDIDSIIRTVSSLDNFQSVSCIYFYGAGCATEEKKQIVKNALLHIYPNANCEINSDVLAAAKSVCGNEKGIACIIGTGSNSCLYNGKTIVKNVRPLGYILGDEGSGAVLGKKLIADILKGVAPKDITNLFYKRYNLEYADIINKIYREESPSRFLAQFAVFLAENINNTYVLTLVTTSFIDFFERNIKQYDNHLNLPIHFIGSIAFHFKQQLQFVAKEMRLTLGEIVQSPLEGLIQYHIKQLNNE; encoded by the coding sequence ATGATACTAGTAGCTGAAAGCGGTTCTACAAAAACAGATTGGGTACTTCTAAATAAACACGAAGTAGTAAAACGTCAACAAACAGAAGGGATTAATCCTTTTCATCAGGATATTGATTCGATAATAAGAACCGTAAGTTCCTTAGACAATTTTCAATCTGTAAGTTGCATCTATTTTTATGGAGCCGGGTGCGCCACTGAAGAAAAAAAGCAAATTGTAAAAAATGCTTTATTACATATATACCCAAACGCAAATTGCGAAATTAACAGCGACGTATTAGCTGCAGCCAAATCGGTTTGTGGGAACGAAAAAGGAATTGCCTGCATAATTGGAACAGGCTCTAACTCCTGTTTGTACAATGGGAAAACAATTGTTAAAAACGTTCGTCCATTGGGCTATATATTAGGAGACGAAGGAAGCGGGGCTGTTCTTGGAAAAAAGTTAATTGCAGACATTCTAAAAGGAGTAGCTCCTAAAGATATCACGAATTTATTCTACAAGAGATACAATTTAGAATATGCAGATATTATTAATAAGATATACAGAGAAGAATCTCCTAGTCGTTTTCTTGCACAATTTGCAGTTTTTCTTGCCGAAAACATTAACAACACTTACGTTTTAACCTTAGTTACTACAAGTTTTATAGATTTTTTCGAGCGCAACATTAAACAATACGATAATCACTTAAATCTCCCAATTCATTTTATTGGAAGCATAGCATTTCACTTTAAACAACAACTACAATTTGTAGCAAAAGAAATGCGCCTTACACTAGGAGAGATTGTTCAAAGTCCATTGGAAGGTTTAATTCAATACCATATCAAACAATTAAACAATGAGTAA
- the nagB gene encoding glucosamine-6-phosphate deaminase, whose protein sequence is MENQILQFRDELDEAKLYYQPSDEFDKTVKTRYEKMSADIFATAAKGAKWVASEIADVIKLKAEANEVCVLGLATGATPLGVYAELVRLHKEEGLSFKNVITFNLDEYYPMLNNSVQSYNYYMDDVLFNHIDIPKEQINVPDGEVDKKGIFNYCSEYEKKIDSFGGLDLQILGIGRTGHIGFNEPGSQLDSKTRLIMLDSLTRRDAAKDFNGINKVPKAAITMGVGTIFKAKRVILMAWGEGKAAIVKKALEESQCDSVPASYLQRHKNVRFVLDVPAAGDLTRVKNPWLVGSVEWNRYWIRKAAVWLCNKLGKPILKLTNRDYNDNGLSELLAWYGSAYEVNIKVFNDLQHTISGWPGGKPNADDTYRPERAEPAQKKILVFSPHPDDDVISMGGTLKRLVDQNHEVHVAYQTSGNIAVADDEAVRYLSFVKSFANTHDTNEGNLQCVIEDIRKFLLENKEPGGIDTPEVCRMKALIRRGEAKAACRFVGVRSKNLHFLDMPFYETGKVKKNPLGEEDVQILVNLLRKVKPHQIFAAGDWSDPHGTHRVCWEGIYQALQIVKDEEWMDNCYVWLYRGAWQEWSLDEIQMAVPISPEELQHKRNAILRHQSQMESAPYLGGDSRLFWQRSEERNRATANLFNKLGLAEYEAIEAFVRFIV, encoded by the coding sequence ATGGAGAATCAAATTTTACAATTTAGAGATGAGCTTGATGAAGCTAAGTTGTATTACCAACCTTCCGATGAGTTCGATAAAACGGTAAAAACACGATACGAAAAAATGTCGGCCGATATTTTTGCAACAGCTGCTAAGGGGGCTAAGTGGGTAGCAAGCGAAATTGCCGATGTAATTAAATTAAAAGCCGAAGCAAACGAAGTTTGTGTTTTAGGTTTAGCTACTGGAGCCACTCCTTTGGGGGTATATGCAGAATTAGTCCGCTTACATAAAGAAGAAGGACTTTCTTTTAAAAATGTTATCACTTTTAATTTAGATGAATATTATCCAATGTTGAATAATAGTGTACAGAGCTATAACTATTATATGGATGATGTTTTATTTAATCATATTGATATTCCCAAAGAGCAAATAAATGTTCCTGATGGAGAAGTAGATAAGAAAGGAATATTTAATTATTGTAGTGAATATGAGAAAAAAATTGATTCTTTTGGAGGTTTAGATTTACAGATATTAGGAATCGGAAGGACCGGACATATCGGTTTTAATGAACCAGGATCTCAACTTGATTCAAAAACCCGATTGATAATGCTCGATTCATTAACCCGACGTGATGCTGCCAAGGATTTTAATGGGATAAATAAGGTTCCAAAAGCTGCCATTACAATGGGTGTTGGTACAATTTTTAAAGCCAAAAGGGTAATACTAATGGCTTGGGGCGAAGGAAAAGCTGCTATTGTTAAAAAAGCATTGGAAGAGAGTCAGTGCGATTCTGTTCCAGCAAGTTATCTTCAGCGTCATAAAAATGTAAGATTTGTTTTAGATGTACCCGCTGCTGGAGATTTAACTCGTGTGAAAAATCCATGGTTGGTAGGCAGTGTAGAGTGGAACAGATATTGGATTAGAAAAGCTGCAGTTTGGTTGTGTAATAAGTTAGGTAAACCAATTCTTAAATTAACAAATCGTGATTATAATGATAATGGGCTAAGTGAGTTGCTTGCTTGGTATGGCTCGGCTTATGAGGTTAATATTAAGGTGTTTAATGATTTGCAGCATACCATTAGCGGATGGCCAGGAGGAAAACCAAATGCCGATGATACATATCGTCCTGAAAGGGCAGAGCCTGCGCAGAAAAAAATATTGGTTTTTAGTCCGCATCCCGACGATGATGTAATTTCAATGGGAGGAACATTGAAAAGGTTGGTGGATCAGAATCATGAAGTACATGTTGCATACCAAACTTCAGGGAATATAGCTGTGGCTGATGATGAGGCTGTACGGTATTTGTCGTTTGTAAAAAGTTTTGCAAATACTCATGATACTAACGAAGGCAATTTACAATGTGTAATTGAAGATATTCGTAAGTTTTTATTGGAAAACAAAGAGCCAGGAGGAATTGATACTCCCGAAGTCTGCAGAATGAAGGCCTTAATAAGAAGAGGAGAGGCTAAAGCGGCTTGTCGTTTTGTTGGTGTTCGTTCTAAAAACCTTCACTTTTTAGATATGCCATTTTACGAGACGGGCAAAGTGAAGAAAAATCCACTGGGAGAAGAGGATGTTCAAATTTTGGTTAACTTATTAAGAAAGGTAAAGCCACATCAGATATTTGCGGCTGGCGATTGGTCCGATCCACACGGAACTCACCGTGTTTGCTGGGAAGGAATTTATCAGGCATTACAAATTGTGAAAGATGAAGAGTGGATGGATAATTGTTATGTATGGCTATATCGTGGAGCATGGCAAGAATGGAGCTTGGATGAAATTCAAATGGCAGTGCCAATTAGTCCGGAAGAGTTGCAGCATAAGCGGAATGCAATTTTACGCCATCAGTCTCAAATGGAATCGGCACCTTACTTGGGAGGAGATTCTCGATTGTTTTGGCAGCGATCGGAAGAACGAAACAGAGCAACTGCAAATTTATTTAATAAGTTAGGCTTGGCAGAATACGAAGCAATTGAAGCATTTGTCAGGTTTATTGTTTAG
- a CDS encoding glycosyltransferase family A protein — protein sequence MSAKITCFLPFGTKEETTITVSELRKSELVSNIFIVGNNAEEIEGAEVLNCESLANGKTIQLIAEKSDSEYVLLYTKTSALTVGQLAVERFYQVASDTNSGLVYSNYRAIKEGVVENLPVIDYQEGSLRDDFNFGSVLFYDALVLKQAVKDVNKKYEHAGLYALRLAVAARSEFMRIPEVLYTEEELDTRKSGEKIFDYVDPKNRAVQIEMEEACTEHLKRIGAYLEPKFADVAFNEGNFKVEASVVIPVRDRVKTIEDAIKSVLNQKANVDFNLIIVDNYSTDGTTEIIQKYAAQDKRIIHIIPERKDLGIGGCWNEAVNNEACGKFAIQLDSDDLYVDETTVQQVVDAFYRENCAMVVGTYQMVNFKLEEIPPGIIDHKEWTPENGRNNALRINGLGAPRAFYTPVLRKNPIPNVNYGEDYALGLAISRRYQIGRIYNPIYLCRRWDDNSDASLDIEKMNAHNTYKDRVRTIELKARKLLVK from the coding sequence ATGAGTGCAAAAATTACATGTTTTCTGCCTTTTGGAACAAAAGAAGAAACAACAATTACGGTAAGTGAGTTAAGAAAATCAGAATTGGTATCAAATATTTTTATTGTTGGTAACAATGCTGAAGAGATTGAAGGTGCGGAAGTTTTGAACTGTGAATCTTTGGCGAATGGAAAAACCATTCAGTTAATTGCTGAGAAATCAGATTCAGAATATGTTTTGCTTTATACTAAAACCAGCGCATTAACTGTAGGACAGTTAGCAGTTGAACGATTCTATCAGGTTGCATCAGATACCAATAGTGGTTTGGTATATTCAAATTACAGAGCAATTAAAGAAGGAGTAGTAGAAAATTTGCCGGTAATTGATTATCAGGAAGGTAGTTTGAGAGATGATTTTAACTTTGGTTCGGTACTTTTTTATGATGCACTTGTTTTAAAGCAAGCCGTAAAAGATGTAAATAAAAAGTACGAACATGCAGGTTTGTATGCACTTCGCCTAGCAGTGGCAGCTCGTTCCGAGTTTATGAGAATACCAGAAGTTTTGTATACCGAAGAAGAGTTGGATACAAGAAAATCGGGTGAGAAAATTTTCGATTATGTAGATCCTAAGAATCGTGCTGTGCAAATTGAAATGGAAGAGGCTTGTACCGAGCATCTGAAAAGAATTGGTGCTTATCTGGAGCCAAAGTTTGCTGATGTAGCTTTTAACGAAGGTAATTTTAAAGTAGAAGCTTCCGTGGTAATACCAGTTCGCGATCGTGTAAAAACAATCGAAGATGCTATAAAATCGGTTTTAAACCAGAAAGCAAACGTCGATTTTAATTTAATTATTGTTGATAATTATTCTACCGATGGAACAACAGAAATTATTCAAAAATATGCAGCTCAGGATAAGCGAATAATTCATATCATACCGGAAAGAAAAGATTTGGGAATTGGCGGTTGCTGGAACGAAGCAGTAAATAACGAAGCGTGTGGTAAGTTTGCTATTCAGTTGGATAGTGATGATTTGTATGTCGATGAAACAACGGTTCAGCAGGTTGTAGATGCATTCTACAGAGAAAATTGTGCAATGGTGGTTGGAACATATCAAATGGTGAACTTCAAGCTGGAAGAGATTCCTCCTGGAATTATCGATCACAAAGAGTGGACTCCCGAAAATGGTAGAAATAATGCTCTTCGTATAAATGGTTTGGGTGCTCCTCGTGCTTTTTATACTCCGGTGTTGCGTAAAAATCCTATTCCAAATGTAAATTATGGTGAAGATTATGCCTTAGGATTGGCAATTTCTCGTCGATATCAAATTGGTAGAATTTATAATCCAATTTATTTGTGCCGCCGTTGGGACGACAACTCCGATGCCTCCTTGGATATCGAAAAAATGAACGCACACAATACATATAAAGACAGAGTTCGCACGATTGAGCTAAAAGCAAGAAAGTTGTTAGTGAAATAA
- a CDS encoding DUF4922 domain-containing protein has protein sequence MNITSIDRIEDLLKEKSSVEILTDFINQQVRDWPLANGNFKGLEKVEEKEFEFDGFKMKVQFNPERIRSSAAKVDQKSIENRACFLCLDKLPAEQGGIAQGKEYVILVNPFPIIPQHFTIPKVDHVDQSFMDNLEGMLSLVKDMQGYTLFYNGPKCGASAPDHMHFQGGNKGFMPVEEEYFALKDKADLLVKSDDIEVRAFNHYLRKMISVETANADELIAIVSKFYNAFAEIQAEEKEPMLNVICAYVDGKYIMHLFPRKLHRPTQYFAEGDDQILISPASVDFGGVFITPRREDFEKITAEDIKDIFNQVSIDEEMFSALCEKIKA, from the coding sequence ATGAATATTACGAGCATAGATAGAATTGAAGATTTATTGAAAGAGAAATCTTCAGTAGAAATTTTAACTGATTTTATTAATCAGCAAGTAAGAGATTGGCCTCTTGCCAATGGAAACTTTAAAGGTCTCGAAAAAGTTGAAGAAAAAGAATTCGAGTTCGATGGATTTAAAATGAAAGTGCAGTTTAATCCGGAAAGAATTCGTTCTTCGGCAGCTAAGGTTGATCAGAAAAGCATTGAAAATCGTGCTTGCTTCTTGTGTTTGGATAAATTGCCAGCAGAACAGGGAGGAATTGCTCAAGGAAAAGAGTATGTTATTTTGGTGAATCCGTTCCCTATAATTCCACAACATTTCACCATTCCTAAGGTCGATCATGTAGATCAATCTTTTATGGATAATTTGGAAGGAATGTTGTCTCTTGTGAAAGACATGCAAGGATATACACTTTTCTATAATGGGCCTAAATGTGGAGCTTCGGCACCAGATCACATGCATTTCCAGGGTGGAAACAAAGGTTTTATGCCAGTTGAAGAAGAGTATTTTGCATTGAAAGATAAGGCTGATTTACTTGTTAAATCAGATGATATTGAAGTGCGTGCATTTAATCATTATCTAAGAAAAATGATTAGTGTGGAAACTGCTAATGCTGACGAGTTGATAGCTATTGTAAGTAAATTCTACAATGCATTTGCAGAAATACAAGCGGAAGAAAAAGAGCCAATGCTAAATGTGATTTGCGCCTATGTTGATGGAAAATACATTATGCATTTATTCCCAAGAAAACTGCATCGTCCAACTCAATATTTTGCCGAAGGTGATGATCAAATATTAATAAGCCCTGCTTCGGTAGATTTTGGTGGTGTTTTTATTACGCCACGCAGAGAAGATTTTGAGAAAATCACAGCTGAGGATATTAAAGATATTTTTAATCAGGTTAGTATTGATGAGGAGATGTTTTCTGCACTTTGTGAAAAAATAAAAGCTTAA